The window CGCTTGTGCGTGCGGATCTCGAACTGCTCGCGGCTCTTCTTGTCGACATGCGGCGAGCGGTTCACGGTGAATTTCTCGATCTGCGTGGGCAGCGGGATGGGCCCGCGGACCCTGGCACCGGTGCGCTTGGCTGTGTTGACGATCTCCGAGGTCGA is drawn from Pseudomonadota bacterium and contains these coding sequences:
- the rpsJ gene encoding 30S ribosomal protein S10, with product MDNQNIRIRLKAFDHRVLDQSTSEIVNTAKRTGARVRGPIPLPTQIEKFTVNRSPHVDKKSREQFEIRTHKRLLDIVDPTPQTVDALMKLDLAAGVDVEIKL